AGCCCTGGGCCCGGGCGCATCCCAGCTGGCGGAGCCGCTCCCAGGTGAGACCGTCCTCGATCCCCTCGGCCACGACGTCCAGCTCGAGGTGGCGGGCCAGGTCGATGGTGGCCCCGACCACC
The genomic region above belongs to Acidimicrobiales bacterium and contains:
- a CDS encoding EAL domain-containing protein; translated protein: VVGATIDLARHLELDVVAEGIEDGLTWERLRQLGCARAQGYYLSRPVPARELEEWLEEWERKRCMLNHPSSSVVALRR